From Aegilops tauschii subsp. strangulata cultivar AL8/78 chromosome 5, Aet v6.0, whole genome shotgun sequence:
AAAAACCGAACGAAATCCGTTACAAACCAACCACATGTGGACTCTTCACAGAGCATGCAACCCCATAAGCACATGAGCAACTCGACTACCATACCCAACAGTAACGGCCACAAACCCCTACACTGCGACATCGTAAAGACACACACAATGAGAATAACTCGGTCGAAGACCATGGGCACCATCATATCCACAAAGACAAGCCATGCCATAAGGACAACCCAACAGACTAATGACCATCCATCAAGCAATTGTGGGCGCCTTTCCTGTGGCGTCACTCTTCTTTCCTTTGCTCCTGAGAGCTTCCTCCACAATCGCCTTGCCAGATCCCCGGCTAGCTTGCCTCCAAACATTTGAGCAAGTTGTGAATCTCTATCTGGAAGAGAATCTCATCAACCTTGTCACGCACCGAAACATGCCCAACGGTCACGTGCGAGTGGGTGACCGCAACATCGGAACCTCCACGCTCCACAAAGGCGAGCGGTTGGCTGGGCTCCTGATCAGGCACCAACATACCGACCATCTCAACATTATCAGCAACAGGTACCATCGACACTGTTGGTCTTCTCATCTGGCTTCACTGTGTGGGCAACCAAACCTAACACTCTGGATAACAAATCGACCATGTATTCGGAAAGAAAAAATGTATACCTATTGCTTGCTCAAGAGCAAGAAGATCAACCATCAATCAGGGCAGAGACATCAAGAAATAATGCACCATATCATCACTCACCGTGGAAGACGAAACACTCCACTAGGTAATGTACGGCCGATCGTTACGAGGCTAACTATTCAGTTAACACAAACCAAACCTCTAATAAACACTAAATACCCATACAGAGATTGACGAAACGATAGCCCTATAATACACCCACAACACGAGGGCATAGGGCATTATCCCCTCGAAGAGCCCGAATCTGGGAAAAATCATGTGTCCCAATTACTATCGTTCCAAGGCGCCTAGCTTAGAATCCCTACCTCGAGATTTGCTGGATTTACCTCCATCAGCGTGACAAAAGGTGGAGGTAATTGTGTGTGCAAAACCGCTTGTGGCGGTAAGAAATTGGAGGTGGCTTTCAAAACCGCCTTCGCTATGTCAAGTATTAGCACATGATTTGAGGCAGATCGAGGAACCACCAGCTGCCCATGTACCAAAACTGCCTCCAAAACCTGATTATGTGCTAGTAAACCATGTTCCTTCGTGTCTAAACTCTGGTAAAGGTCATCATGCGCCAGACCCCTTGCTTGACCCCTTGCTTCACATACAACTCGCTTTGCAGTCTTCTTTGCCACCTTGTACTTTTCTATGTTGTCTACACTCTCATCTAGGTGTAGGCATGTGAAATATTCTTTCTTCTCCTTAATAGCCTTATGGACATCATCTTTCCACCAACATGTATCTTCAGCTTCGCTTCTACTTTCCCTGGTCACCCTAAACTCCTTTGAAGTCACCTTCCTTCCCATATTAATCCACATATTCTTTGCAtcatctccttcctcccaagggcACTCCTTAATAACCCTCTCCTTAAGGGCATGAGCTGCCTCCCCTTGAGTTTCCACCACTTCGTTCTAACACAACTATATACGGGCATGTCCATTTTCTATGACAAGGTGTTGTACAACTCAACCTAAGCAACACAACCAATAATGTGGATGAACTATTGATTGGCGAGCCACTAGGTTTGATTCAACTAGTTTGATTGGCGAGCCACTCATAGATTATGTGGATGAACTATGTAATCTCAAATTCCACAGCTTGTGGTCGTGTCTTTCATTTATTTGTTTTATTGTCGGGTACAACTTGTTTGACGCTTAATAACATGGTTGTCTGCATAATGTGATGCAGAGGCCCGGTATTCCCGTTTTCTTTTaaagaaacaacacaacaaaTGCAAGGCAACAAATTCACAGGTGTGCTAGTCGGGCCTGTACCGCCTGTGAATGTTAAACATCAAGTTTGTAATTGTGCCTTTATGATCAGTATAACACTAGAGTAACAAAGTGGTATGTGTACCTTGGATGGCTCCTTTCCAAAAGAAAAGTCTAAGCAGAAACTCCAACACACCAAACTATTACTAATACGTACAAAAATAGATGGATTGGACATATATGACTATTATCATATTATTTATCTTTCAAAATATATTTTTATGACTCCCCAAAAAAACATTGCATGATACGTCTTCATAGTAATTTTATAGACATATTGTAAGCAAAAAATCATAGTCAAAGTTATACTTCTGAGAAGGAAGGAGTACTACATAAATTCCAAAATAGCAAATTTATGTGTGTATTAATTCAATACAAAATGTGTACCCTATCATACAGATGACCGCCTGCATAGAGCTCTAGAACAAGATTACCAATATTATCTAACAAGCCaaaataagaaaaataaaaacacgAACGCATTCAAGCCAAATATGTCATATTTGTAATTGTTGCGGATGACACTTGCAGTTATTTGTCAACTGTACGGGCATTACCTGATGAACTGCTCGGGGTACATTACAAGCAAGCAATATAAACAACTTTGCCTCTACACCAGAAAAGCATGCTGTTGCTTTGTCACACAAACAACAAAAGACAGAGTCGTGCATTCCGCCGCGACGCGATCTGCGCATATTCCAGTAGCTACTTGCCCTGGTCGTGTACGTTGGCATACCCTGGACCTGGAGAAGCATGAGGAGGAGGGACAGGAGCAGCCGGCGCTGGTGGTGGTGGATAGCTGTCGACTGGCGCCGGCGCCGGCTCCGGCACCGGAGAAGATGGCTTCTCGCCACAGCAGCTGAGCCGTAAATCGCCGAGGCAGGAGAGCTTGCCAGATGTGTTCCCCATGTTATATGCCCTCCCGTATGGAATGTTATGATAATTGCTCTCTCCAGTCTAGTCGCTATATATGGATGCCAAAATCATAGATTAATGCAAGATAATACGAAGGCAGCATCACATTCTCTCGTCACTCATAGCACGAAACTCCCAAATGCTTGGCTTGGCGACTTTGACTGTAAAACAAGCACTCTTTTGCCAAAAAAAAACAGTAAGGAGAAATCCCTTCTGTTTCCCTCAAAATCAAGGGGAAAAAAGAACCAAGGCACGCACTAGAGTTGAATATAATGCCATCCATGTGAACTGAATGTGGTTCCAGGCCCTACTTCTTAAGAACAACATGTAATGGAACTTTACCTGATTACAGCTTAGCAATGTGGTTCGACCAGCTTAGCATCCAGCAAGTCTTTGCTTCTGGCTTCATCACTGTGCAGACAACCAAACTTCACACTTCGCGTAACAAGTCAACCATGTATACATACTGCTTGCTCAAGAGCAAGATCAACCATCGCTCAGGGACTCAGGGGGCAGAGAGCAAGAAATAATGCAACATGTTCACCGCCGTGGACGACGAAGCACTCCACTAGGTAATGTACAGCTGATCCTTACGAGGCTAACTATCCAGTTAACACAAACCAAACCTCTATTAAACACTGAAAACCCATACAGAGGTTGACGAAACGACAGCTCTATAATACACCAAACTGTCCATGAGAAAACAGCTCTTCCCTGCCATGTGTATCGAAAACACGCCCATGAAGAAGGTCAGGACGATCATGGTACTTCAGCTAGTCGTATGGTCCGGTCCTCCTAGTTTCCATATCTCCTGCCAGACTCCATGGTGTCGAGAATAGGACTCGTGTCTCTTAGGGCGATCCCACCCTGACCTTCCCCTTCTTCGGTCTCCGTGGGTGGTCGCACGCTGAAGGAGTTTGCAATGCCACTGTTGCGTGCCTCGGCTAGCTGGAGGGTGTATGCGTGAGGCCACAGTCCTGCAATGCAAATTGCTACTGTTATTACTGCAAAACACGGAAACTCGATAGGTGATAAAACAGGTAAAAGGAGGCACCATCTGCATCATAAGGATATGGGAAAAATTGCAGGTAACAAAATGAAGCCACTGTGAGACCTGCAAAGGGAACAGGAAACAACAGGAGAAGAAAATAATTATATGcatttttagaaaaaatataGAAGGTCACCTATGTGAATTTACACAACTACGGAAATGGCAAACCTAGAACAGCTCCTGCAACCACATCTTGCCAGTGATGCCAGTAGTCATCCACTCGAGAAACAGCAACAAGTGCAGCAGTAAGTAGAGGCAGAACAATAATGCACAGCTTTGCAATATGACCTTTACGGTCAAAAACTGCGATTTTCCCAGTCAAGTACCATGTAAGGAAGCCTAGGCCGGCGAAAGACCCTGGAATAGATTAACACAAGGTGAAAGAAAACACGGTTATTAGATGATCGAGCCATGACCTATTTGACGGAACTGTAACAGCACTACCATAGATGCTAGACGTGCCTAATGAAAGATTGGGACTTGCCATACCCCACTTCTGATATTGAATTGGCCTAAAAACTTTTTCCTTTTACTTGGAAGAAATGCTTCTGACTGGACTTGCATTTCACCACACCCTTGAGACAAGGCTAAGGCTAGGCCAATTTTGTGGGGCCTCTAATCAAACACATGACTGATGTGCATTGTCTAATCAAACTACTTCACACAACTACTACACTAAGCAGCAGCCAAGCATCTAAACTGGAAGGCGGCACACCACTGCACTTTCGTGCCTGCCACTTCCTGGTTCACTGCGACATCACACCAAAGTAGCCAATGCACCAGGCTGTCTCATGCCCAATTGTGGCCTAGCCACCTGTCAGAGCTCCCCTGGCTCCATGACTGCCAGAAGCAGCCCAACCCAGGTCCCAGCACGGACTGTCAAAAGGATTATCACAAGGGTGTAAAAAACGTCTTCATGTAATGGAGTTTTAAAGAAAGAATGCCTCAGGCATAGCTGAGCAACAAATGCCTGACACCAATAACCCCTCATACAACGGGGAAAATATATAGGCTAGAATATAACTCTAACATTACCAAAGGAATATTAAGCATCACTTACATGATGAGTGTCCACTTGGGAAGCTCTTGTGACCTTCTTTGATGACACTCTTCTCTCCATGGCACAGAACGCCAGTAGTGACATTATCATAGAGCTGAAAATAGAGTCCTTCGATGAGTTTTGGTCAATTTGGACTCCATACATGATAAGAGCAATTGAACAGTGGGTAGGTCAACAAAGATGAACTTGTGGCTGGAAAAAGTGGAGTTCCAGGGTAGTAATCTACTAATCTTACATCCTTTCCATCTGGGAAACAGCGCCAGAAGAAATCAGGACGTGGTCGGCCAACTCCATCCTTAATGGCATCAGTAATCACCGCAGTTATGAGCACCGAATAAAGAATACCTACAAAATTATATGTGTTTCATTATTTCTTGTACATACAATATAAACATATTCATATGCCCAAGAATATGTAAATACCCAGTATGCCATGGTGCAAATCATAGatattcttcttcttgaagtaaATTCCACCAAAGATGACACATGGCAAGACAATTCCAATGAGCTGCAAATCAGGCGGGTTATAAAATTGGAACTATCTTTTGAATGGCACACAAAATGATGCAAGCGGTGGAAAAAATGAGTCCAAAATTAGCAGCACAAGAACACACCGGAACAGCCCAAAAGGGCACAGTATTGCCCTTTAATGGATATCTCAAGTCAGTCATCATGTCCTTCCCAATGAAGCGGTGAAAAGGCTCGATTATATTCAACAGTCCATCTATGACAGCAAGGAGGAGAAGTATTATCCAGTCATACATGTGGAGTCTTGCCACTTTGGCTCCATGGGACTTTATAGTGTAACATCCTAACTGGATATCCGCCATTATGTCCTATAAATAAAAAAGGGAGCAAGACAAATAATTGGTGAGTAAAGTTGCAATAATTACAAGATAGACTGGATGTAATGCAGCTATGATTAATGAAATAGAAGATAAAATAAAAAAAGAATTAATAACAAAAACAGGAGCACAAATACTTGCAGTTGtagcatttcaaatgaagacaGTGTTACTCTGCTTGACTGGCTTTTTGTAGATAATTATCTATCCCTTTATTTCCTCAGTTTAATCATAGCAAATAGTGCTCCTACAATTCCAAATAAGTTGCGAACTTGACTGGAAAATGATTACATTTATAGGCTATAGTTTCCAATTATCAAACATTAGCGTCTCATATAAAACTAGCATAAACACAGTGATTAAGGAATGTCGAATAAAAAACATGACAACCCAAAGAGCCCACTGTAGTGAGCATGAAAATCCTCGCCCAATCAAATTTGAAGTAATAAAACAATTATGAGAAAGCCATTATCAACATGATTTATCACCTGGGAAAAATATGCAGGCTATAACTACAAACCACAGTAGATAAAAAGTTTGTTCTCGTAGTAAACATCACAACCCAAAGGTTCTACCCTAGGAAGCATGAAGACCAAGTCAAGTTCCTAACATAGAACCACTTCAGAGGGCCAGTATAAACAATTCAACATGATTTATCTAGGACTTAGTTATATCAATTTGGAGTGCTGGCTACAACTTCCAAAACATCACATTACACTGAGGCGTGCAGGGATACCATAATGAATATTTCCAGGAAAGTAGCATGTTCCAAAAAAATCAGTACAAGGTCGGTTAGTCTACTAATATTGATGATCACTAACAAACAATTAATATCCAACTTATGGAATGTCAACAAAACCCTGAAACCTCTGAGATTTGGGTAACAATTCACAACAATCAGAAATGTAATTAAATACCATGAACGTCTAATCTGTTGCTGTCAACTAAACAGTAAGGTTGCATCCCTCCCACTGTAATCATTTGTTCAGTCAACAAAAGAAGAGTTGAATGTTGATAGAGGCTTGGGACATCCATCGACCTCCAATTAAGGTGATAATTAGAAAATGCTAATCCTAGTCCAGGAATCTAGAGAGCTGACAACATAACAagtcacccgcaaaaaaaaacaaaaacaaaaacataaCAAGTCTGGGCAACTAACATAATTATTAAGTTCCAGGATAATTGGGATGGTGGAAAACTGGCCCTTGCGTCGCTCTCCCTAGAGCAACTCGAGGGCGACCCAAACCCTAGCCCCAGCGTCTCGAGAGCAACTCGAAGGCTGGCCCGTGTGGCTCTTGGCGACAGTGGCAGTGAGGTTCCCTCCTGGTGCGCCCCTCTTGCAGGGCCAGAAACCAGGGCGGCGGCCCTGGAAGGCGGGCTGCGCGGACTGCTCCCTGGTGGCGGCAGTGTTGGCTGCTTTCCTTGTCCATGTGGGCAGTGGGTGGTCCTAACAAGGACGGCACAGTACGCCGGTGAAAGCTAGGCCTTTGGGTTTTGCATCCCTCTTGGGGGCTTCACCGCAGTTCCCCCATCCCCTTTCAGAGTCCCAGGTGACAACCCATGTCCATCTTGTCAGACTCGGCGGCAGCGCAACGTGACGTTACCCCTCCTGGCATGCCACCAGAGATCCCAATTCCCTTCTGGGTGTGGTGTGATGGCTTCTTCGGCAGGCATGGATGGTGACTTGGAGCATCTTCGGTTCGAGATGAATGGTGGCTCTGTTGTGCCGTCTCTTCATGTGACTACATCGGCAGTTGCCCCAGTCCCTTCTGCTCGCTCGCAGAGTCGCGCTCCTCCGTCCGGAGCAAGTTTGATAGAGCATTGCGTCGCAGTCCAGTGATTTTATCCAGGGGATGTCGGTTCGCttgtggtcggctccttctggtGCTTCTTGTTGTGGCTATGCAGCTGCTGTTCTTTTCCTTGGCCGCAAGCTAGCATCATCCAGCAGTGCACTCCTCGTAACGTTTCCAGGCTAGGGGCTTGGTGTTCATTCTGTGTTGTTTGCTCTGCTCGCTTTGTTTAGCATGGTTTTCTTTGATCTGCTTTGAAAGAGGGTTGCCTCAACACCATGTATCCTTCGGCCGTGTGGCTTATAAAACAGGATGAAAGCCTATTCTCTAAACATTATCATGTCCCACAGATAACAGATGAAACCAACATCAAGCAGTGATAGCGTTTGTCATATAAATTTCACTCTTGATTCTTCTTAAACTCAGGAGAccataaatatttttaaaaacGCTAACCTCAAATAAGTACCAGTACAAGTCTACAATTGTGTGAAAGAATATGCAAAACTTAAGATGCCATTCAGTTGATAGAAAGTAAATGGCTTGGAATTCTTTTAGAGATGTCAGCAGCAACTTACTGGCCCACATCTAAGTTACAAATTATTTCTACTCATAATCCTGTCTTGGTATATTTATTATTTCACACAATTATTCTCTTTATGTAACTGGTTCCTAAACAGTTGATAGTTCCCTATATGACTTCACATCACAAAAGAATAGAAAGGCCGGCATGATCTATAAAACTATGAGCGCAGACTAATAATGGGCAGAACAGGAACACTGTaatttacactagaattgaatcCTTGTATAGACAAGCTACTCTGATCATATTAAGGATTGCAGAAACAAGAAGGGCTTGGTAGGGCTAATATTGCAGTTATAGTCTTCTAGGAATATATATTTCTGATTTAGGTGCTGGAAATTACTCAAAGTATTAAAACACTTTTCATATGGAAGAAAGCAGAGCTGGAGTATTCATATGCAACAACAAAGGTTTGAACATAACAACAATGGTACAGCCAGCATCAGTGTTCTGCTATCAATGTAAATTTTGGCTTTATTTCTTCCATCACTTGAGGAAAGGTTTAAGAATGCAAAGATCTGACCGTCAGTATCACCATCACTATACATGAAAGACTGCAAAGATTGAAGTACTAAACGGTCAAATAAACCAGAACAACATGGCAATCTTCCTTGTACCAAACAACTAAACGAATTTAGGTTGAAAATCCAACTACTTGAAGCTGACAAACCCAAGGAGTAAACTGAATCATGTAACTATAAGCTCTTAGCTACCCTGACAATCAACACAGTGCACGTACCTCCGAAACTGAGAAAACACAGTGCCGATCGCTGATAGAACTGTGGAAGCCTCCCAAGTCACAGAACAAATAATGTCGACCTTTACTTTAGTCCTGAAACAGGCCAGCTTCGAAGCTAATAGCCAAAACTCGTTCGGCTGATTCGACCACTTGACCCTTAAAACACTGGAAACGGTTGGCTCGACGTCGAAATTTCCAAGCCAACTGGCAGTAAAGATTGAATGGGTACGGCCTAGAGCAGCTATCTATCTATTGCTGGTACGTATATATCACTTTAAAGATCGTCGGTGGAGCGGTTGTTTGCCCACTGCCGCTTGACTCTTAGCCTCTAGGGGACGGCCGTATCAATGTTTGGCACCAAACCCTGTTGACGCGGTTAGGAGGGCCCGATTCTGCGCTATGAACAGTACGAACCTAACCAAAACCATGGAGTGGGTGGACTGGATTTCTGAAGCAGCAGCACACTCGCAGCGGGGATAAATAAGTACTAAAATTAAAGGAAAAGAAGGAGGAGATTCGGGTGGATTGCCCCCGGGTGCAGCGAAGGAAAGACACGATACTCCGGAACAAAAATAAATCCAAACTCGAGGAAGAATCAGGACAGCGTTCCTTACCGACGAGAGAAGCAACCGAGCGGAGTCGGATCTCCAGCGCTCCGCCCTGGAGGATGCCGGGGAGAAGACGGTGTTCCGCGCCGCCGGCGACGGTGGGCCGCGCGACGGATGGATTGCGGGGCTGGAAAAGAAGAAGAGTAGACGAGGGTTGGTGAGGGGATTATTATTGGTCCTTTTGTTTTTGATTGACGAGGATAAAGTAGAGAGGGGAATTCCTCTTTGCTTTTCAAATGATTTTGAATCTACTCTACAGTGCTGCTATATGAAACCGTCTGGTAGGTAGTGTTGTGGTGGGCGGTGTGGGCCCAGACAAACGCTTGAGAGTTGAGGCCTGTCCAGATACTCGAGACGACAACCTTTGTTGACTGCTGCTATGGGGCGCGTGCCGCCGTGCGAGAACGACCACAGCCAATGGTTTTACTACCCATTTTGAATGAATTAGGCTAGTCATACTGGGGAGTAaggggtgtttggttcagggactttttagtcccagTGACTAGAAAAAATCCCTAAAAAATCCCTAGGAACCAAATGGGAGGGACTTTTTTTACGGGAACTAGAAAAAGACTCTACTAAAAAGTCTTTTTTGATTAGTccctgggactagaaaaagtcctaagacttctgaaccaaacacccaaacACCCCCTaacttagagggtgcttggatcaagagacttattttagtctgactaaaaatagtctttttaaaaggctaaagttccaagcacgccctaactaaagaggggctaaaactattcttgagactaaaaaaatttagtcaggggtactcctactaaaatgtggattagtcccctctctcctcatttaactcatCTCCTTTAACAcgggcgagttctggattggagggtttggagaataataaatgctcattaacttgattttagtctctttagtactTGGATCCAAGCATGAGTGAGGCTaacaagttttagtcccactacttttagtcatgagactaaaacgtatccaagcaccctcttaga
This genomic window contains:
- the LOC109759633 gene encoding lipid phosphate phosphatase 2, which gives rise to MADIQLGCYTIKSHGAKVARLHMYDWIILLLLAVIDGLLNIIEPFHRFIGKDMMTDLRYPLKGNTVPFWAVPLIGIVLPCVIFGGIYFKKKNIYDLHHGILGILYSVLITAVITDAIKDGVGRPRPDFFWRCFPDGKDLYDNVTTGVLCHGEKSVIKEGHKSFPSGHSSWSFAGLGFLTWYLTGKIAVFDRKGHIAKLCIIVLPLLTAALVAVSRVDDYWHHWQDVVAGAVLGLTVASFCYLQFFPYPYDADGLWPHAYTLQLAEARNSGIANSFSVRPPTETEEGEGQGGIALRDTSPILDTMESGRRYGN